TCGGTTACGTTCGACACGATCCGTGTTCGGACGCCGATCCACCCCGTCCGCGGGAGCCGAATTAGTCCGTAGCGAGTTTGACGACGACGGTTCCGTCGCTCGAAACGACCACGTGACAGCCCTCGTAGGAAAAGCTCACGGTGAGGGGATGGTCGCGAGTCGACGTCACGAGATCGGCGAGCGACTCGGGGTCGACGGTCGTGAACAGCGGCGCCATGGTACAGGGATCGCGGTCCGTGACGGCCCCGATGTTCTCGACGATCGCGGTGGTGAGCGCGTCGGTAACCGTACCGTGCTTCGTTTCGAGCGCCACGTCGAAGCGAGTGTGAAACGTCTCTGTGGTGGGATCGTGACCGACGCTGTCCTCGCCGATCGGTCGGGAAGGCATGACGTCCGAGTGGATCGTATCCTCGTCCATTGGGCACAGTATGCAAGCGGCCGTGGTAAGGGCGGACGCTGACTAGTCAGCGTGCGTCCGCGCCGGACTTCTCGAAGAGGTGTCGCAAGACGGTCTGCTGGGCCTTTCGTAGGTGCTGGTTGAAGGTCTGGCGCGTGACGTCGAAGCGGTCGGCCAACTCGTCGCCGGTGCTGGTCCGGGGCGTATCGAAGTAGCCGCCGAAGTAGGCGGCATCGAGCGCCGACAACTGTCGCTCGGTGAGCGCGTCGGCGACGACGCCGTACAGCAACTGGGGCGAGTAGACGAGGTCTTCGGAGACCAGTTCGACTTCGGGGTGGAACCGCCGGATCCCGGACGCGGCTTGCCGGGGATCCACGTCGCCGGGCAACTCGCCCAGAAACCGGACCTCGTCGGGAGCGATCACAACGGCGCGGGCGCGACCGCCGAGGTCCGGAAACACCTGCGAGACTGTCGCCGACTCCGCCTTCGCTTCGACGCGATGGTAGCCGTCGATCGAACTGAGCAACCGCGCGTCGTGGTAGTGGGGCACCTCCTCGACGGCGGTCACGAACTCGCTCGCCGGGAGGTCCGATGTCCCCATGTACTGGACGGTCGTCCCGTTCTGCAGCGAGACGACCGAGTCGACCTCGAGTCGAATTTCGTCGTCCGCGACCCGCAGGGAGGGCGGGACCGCGGTCCGGTCCGTGCGGAACTCGAGGCGCCGGACGTGGTCGCTGGTCAACCGCTCCTCGCGGCGCTTCAGCGCCGTCGCGTCCTCGAAGGAGACGACGACGTACTCCACGTTCCCGTCGTCGTCCAGTACAGGCGCCGAATTGCTCGAGAGCCACCGCTCGGAGCCGTCGGGGAGTTCGATCCAGTGTTCGAAGCCGTAGACGGGTTCGCCCGTCTCGAGAACTTGCGTAACCGGGTTTTCCGACACCGGAACGGGCGAGCCGTCGTCGTAGTAGATGTTCCACTCGGTCTCGGCGTACGACCGGCCGACGATATCTTCGTTCGTCCGGCCGAGCG
This genomic window from Haloterrigena salifodinae contains:
- a CDS encoding HalOD1 output domain-containing protein, which translates into the protein MDEDTIHSDVMPSRPIGEDSVGHDPTTETFHTRFDVALETKHGTVTDALTTAIVENIGAVTDRDPCTMAPLFTTVDPESLADLVTSTRDHPLTVSFSYEGCHVVVSSDGTVVVKLATD
- a CDS encoding bacterio-opsin activator domain-containing protein, coding for MTESAENDETEESVDLQEDKFVRTPPEDLARRVFDVNPVSTVVIDSAGSYAFANERAAETLGRTNEDIVGRSYAETEWNIYYDDGSPVPVSENPVTQVLETGEPVYGFEHWIELPDGSERWLSSNSAPVLDDDGNVEYVVVSFEDATALKRREERLTSDHVRRLEFRTDRTAVPPSLRVADDEIRLEVDSVVSLQNGTTVQYMGTSDLPASEFVTAVEEVPHYHDARLLSSIDGYHRVEAKAESATVSQVFPDLGGRARAVVIAPDEVRFLGELPGDVDPRQAASGIRRFHPEVELVSEDLVYSPQLLYGVVADALTERQLSALDAAYFGGYFDTPRTSTGDELADRFDVTRQTFNQHLRKAQQTVLRHLFEKSGADAR